TCCCTGAAGTACCTTTCTGTACTGCTGGTCATTGCTGCAATGGCACAAGTACAAACATACTGGATCATCGTAAAAGGCTTCCACCAAGACAGAAGCTGCCTTTTTGTAATCTTTTGCTTCCACTCGTTGAGCAGCCATATTTGATCTATTAGTAGAACTAGATACAATCACAATTACAATTACAATAACAAATAATTGGGTGGCAATCCTTCAATGAATCGACGTTTTCTTCCTAGTCGCGAATACAACAAATAACGAGTAATAAACAGAATCCAAGATCAATTGTTGATGATTTACGAATCTTTTCAGTTACAAGAATTCACTAatcctttgtttcttatACCTTTACCTTTTAAGGACACTGTGTGACTGAATCAACACTAGTCCTctacatatatatatcaaCCATTCAAGCTGGAAGACAAAACTCTAAAAGAGTGCTTTGATATACGCAATCAGTAACCAAATAGATGAAAGGCAATGACTCGATCGGTCAATTTCCTTTGCCCGAAACCATGGCCGACGGGCAGGGTTTGAGATGCCTTACCACAAGAATTGAAGTCCAGTAACCACTACGGTGAATTTgtgaagcaaaaaaatttgctATGCAAAGAGATATTTGTAGAATCAtgtcaaaaagaagatgtcCTTGTATACAATAGTCCAtgactctttttttctttctttcttttctcaaaTCCAGCGATGACGCAatgtgtaaacaaacccaCAATGAATTTGTACATCATGAACAAGTTGGGAACAGTATGCAGCATACTTATGGAAACatgtatatataatttcattcaatacaaaaattaattttacATGAAAGGTCCCCACTTTGGACATATTTAGCACACTACATTGCAGCCATTTTCTATGCCTACAAGACTATACAAAGCTAAAAGAACGCTGTTTTGttctaaatttttaaattttaaaagtatGCATTGATTcattaaacaaaagtatTCTTATATTTCATTCTATATACAAGTAGATTAGTAAGTTACATGGCCAAAAAGCTTAGAGTATTCTCACAACCTTTTCAAGGGCTGCCAACAAGTTCTCATCTTCCCAACGTGTTCCGACCAGTTGCAAACCGACGGGAGCATCTTTATAGTCTTCTGGTTTGTAGTTTTGATAATAGAAAGCGTCATCATCATTCATGGGTTCGTAAGATTCATCCTTGACATCCAAAGCTGGATCCACCTTGGTCACGGGAAAAACAGCAGAAGGAAGATCAAGCAAATTCCAAACGGAAAAGTAGGTCCAATATCTCGTTTCTCCTAATCTGGGCGCAGGACCGGGTCCGGCAGGACACAAGACAAAATCGACTCCATAGGCCTGTAAATGCTTGATGTATTGATTCCGGTATTCATCACGATCCGCCACAAGCTTCCAAACTCCAGCCACATCGTGGTTTTTTACATTGGGCTGTTTAAGGATCCACTCGGTCAATGGCTCTAGGGGTTCGCCAACCTGTGCAAACAAGTCATAGCATGCTTTACCACCATCAAGCCAGTACAGCTCGGAAATAAGATCCCAAGAATACTTGTGTTTGAATGGTTCGATGTCGATGAGTTCATACTCAGGAGAGTCCTTGAGTTTGTCTATGACAATCTCCATGGCTCTTTGAACGGGAGGCTGAGGAGTAACCACCCGATCGGTACGCATAATGCCGATTTTTAGTTTGGTAGGCAAATTTGGGGTGCGCCAGGGAAGAGGCACGATAGAAGCATCCTCCAACCAAGGCTCTCCAGCCATACAAGCcttcataaacaaatttaaGTCACGAGCACTCTGTGCCAAAGGACCTACAACACCAAGGATGGATTCTTGGCCTTTCACGGCGCCTTGACAGCCTTTTCGGGACAAGCGTAGCGTGGAAGGACGGAAACCATAAAGACCATTATTGGCAGCAGGCGAACGGATGGAGCCGCCGATATCACTGCCAATGCCCAGGACAGAAGCTCGTAACCCCAAAAGGGCACCTTCACCACCGGAAGAGCCACCGGGTGTGAGTTTTCGGTTGAAGGGATTGAGGGTGGTGCCCATTAAAGGACTCGACGTTTCCAAATGCATGAGGCTTTGGGGTTGAGAAGTACGACAATAAAACACACCGCCTGCTTTACGGATGGTTTGAACGATATCAGAGTCCGCTTCGGCAATCTCGTTGGCTTTAGCTAAAAAGCTGGCGGTTGCGGTATGTCCTTTCAAACTGATGTGTTCCTTGACAGAGATGGGGACGCCATGGAGAGGACCGACGAGTTGGCCCGTCGTTGCATAATATTCGTCGAGTTTCGTAGCTTGTTCCAGCGCTTCTTCCAACAACAATTCGTTCACGCAATTGAGCAATTGTTGGGCAATAGCGGCGCGCTTACAAAAGGCCACCACTAACTCTTTACTTGTCGTTTTGTGTTCTTTGATCAAGTCGGCCAAACCAGTAGCGTCATAGTTCTCGGTTAGCTCCAACTCTTTTGGGGACAAGAGTCCGCAAGTTTTGGGCACATTGGTAACGTTTAGCATATCCTTTGGAGGATCGCTTTTCAGCTTCATCGAGGGAGGAATCGTGCTATCGCGATTCGCGCAGTACTGCGCAGAGATGGTTTGCCATTCGATCGTCATGTTGAATCAGTCAAAGAatttcaaagcaaaatataaataaaaaataaatcaagtCTCAAAGTAAGTAGGACTCTACagtaaaaatataaaggcAATCGTATTGCACTTGTTGTAGCCCAAGTAtttcaaaaccaaagaagAGGCCCTTTTCATTAGGAcctctttcttccttttataTCATCGTCGGGGTTTGCTTTTTCGGGGAACTTTAATCAAAAGATAGCCAACCTTAATATCAATGGACTGCTCACAAGGTAAGGCAAAGGTCATTGACTCCACATTTATGAGCCTTCTTCTCCATTGGCCTACCAATTGCCCGGCGGCTCTCTCCTTAAGGTTCGCCTTTGTGGTCGTCATCATTGTGGAGTGTTATCTCTTCTTGGACCAAGAAGCGCGGGTTAAGCGACTCGGGGAAGAGAAACCCAAAGCTTGCATTTGATGGAGATAAAAATTAGATAAGATAAGATAAGACAGTACTAAAGTACTCTGATACAAAAAGATGCACTGTATTGTTGtcatatttttcaataacGCACTGTCTTAAACTTCGATGAAGCCGTTGTATATCCAATGTTGGCTCTCGGTATTGTATGTTTCGTTGCGCATAGCGCAGCGTTGCTCCTCAGTATCCTCTCTTTCGGTGATCTTAATGGATGGATGATAATTGGTTCATGCTCGAATTTTCCAGATGCTTTGCAAAGTGCTTTTAAGGAGAGGAGACGAGAGCAAGATTCGGTTGTTGATCCAACTTGCCAAAAACCAACTCGGAAACAAAGAGGATTTCTTTGACAACGTCCATACGAAAACCGCGTAATAACACTTGAAGACTTAAAAGCAACGACATCTATAATGGCTACCAAATTAAAGAGTGCAAAGTCGATCGTTCCTCTTTTGGATCGTATCCTCGTCCAACGTGTCAAGGCTGACCCCAAGACCGCTTCCGGCATCTTCTTGCCCGAAAAGAGCCTCGAAAGGTTGTCCGAAGGCCGTGTCATTGCTACTGGAAAGGGCTTGATGAACAAGACGGGTGCTCCCACTCCTCCTAGTGTCACTCCAGGCGATCGTGTTTTGTTACCTGCTTTTGGTGGAAGCAACATCAAAGTTGGCGAGCAGGAATACAGCCTCTACCGTGATCATGAATTGTTGGCTGTAATCAAAGAGTAAACGGAAGCTTTGGTTTCCACAGAAAgattcttttccaaagagcCTTTTCAAGAAACCATCTTGATGAAATGTGTCGTCGTTTTGGTTTctattctcttttcttttcttactttttcttgttgaaTATTACATTTTgggaaaataaaaaaattcagtcCTTGAATTTGGTTCCCTTTTTCCTTCGAAATCGTTCGAATGGGGTTCAAAATTCACACCCTACATGATTTAGGATTTCcccttttttggaaagagaTGGCGGAGGTTTCCTTTCAACCATATTTCCTCGTTTCCTCCCCCTCCTCCTCCTCTATCTTGTTTTCACAGATCCTCCAAAGTCCCTCCAAGACCTCATGATTTTTATTGAGTTTCGGTTCGCTTACGATCATCCTTGTGTTCCAAACACACATTTATATCCTTGACAAGaaatacattttttttatcgtCTCTATCCATCTATCTGTTGTTTCGTAAAGTTATTGTAGTCGTACATGGACCATTCTACCATCTTCCAATCCTTGTAGCTTCTGTCCAACTTGTGTTGCAATTAGGACATGACTCGTAAGCCAAATGTTTGCAGCAATACACATGCAAACAGTATCCACATTCGCAAACGTAACCCTAGAATAAATGTCAGTCATTTTAGTCGCACaagaattttatttctttcacACACACATACCGCTGTGACAATCCCCCGACAAGCATTGCATTCGTACAAGCTGCTTTCATACTCATTGTGTAGGTATGCCTCCATGTCTGCCAGTGCATGGTTTGTAAATGTCCAAATCCCTTCGCGATGGTTCAACCAACCATCTCGTTCAAACGCGCTCAGGTATGTTTCCACCACGGATGGTGCCAGTGACATGTCCCGGCGAGCATGTTTGTGTATCTGCAGCGTACTAATCGAGTACTGATACTCTTCCGCTTGCATAATCCAGTCGATGATTCTTCGCATCAACTCAATTTGGCTCGTTGAGTACGGCGTGGCCATTTGCGAAACAGGATCCCCGGACACGTTTTGGAAATGCCATGTTGGCCGGCCATCAAGCTGGTCCTGAATCCTCTGGAGTTTAAAGTCGTAGTCGTGGatgtttttgttgatttcaTTCATTGTTTGGCTCAGCGACCCGGATTCACCAAATAAATCTTGAATCAGTACTTGCACTACATCCTCATCTACACCAAACGTTCGATTCATTACATATTGTAGTACaaacttttgcttttctgcAATTTCCTCAATCCGCGTATCTCCTTCCATACGACTTTGTTTTGTACCTTTAGGACAGACAAACCAATCGATTTCCACCAATATCCAATTTTGAGCCAAGGAATCCCAGAAAATTTACCCTTTCAAAcctttttctatatatttccttttgtttttctcgATACCAATTCTTCGGTGACCAAGTACAAAAGGGCGCGTTCAGGatagaaacaagaaatcGCTTACAATAATATGATTTCCTCCCTTGCAAAGATATGCgcatttttgaaaggaaatgCATAATTTCCCATTCATACATTGCATGGaatggaaggaaaaaatattaaaataaaaactgATCTACTTTAGTGTGCTCTCTCCTTGAAATTGCTGTGATTTGTATGCGTCTTACCAAATGTAATTGCTATACAATTCCACAAAATCGCAAGTTTTAACCAGACGATCAACTCTAAAGTGATTACAAACCAACTCTACAAAAACTCTGGATTCTAAAAAGCTAGCAAACATcaagtttgtttatttgtttacttgtttgtttacgtgATATTTTtctacaagaaaaaaagcgaTGGAGACGCCAAACAATTGGTGATATTTTCTCCATCCAAGTTgtactgaaaaaaaaaagagattttaatatgtaaaaaaaaataaataaggaaaaaaagcacGCTTTGGACTGGAACGTTGAAAGGTGCCCATTTCAGTCCTCCCAAGtgaacaaagaaaagaaaaataacaacaatttataaaaacaaaaaaaaactaacCAACCAAGTTCTTCCCTTTGCGTTTGCAACttgatttttcctttggtaTTTCTACCTCCCTTCCCATATCTGCAAGtcttcaaaacaaaaagtgcTTGCGCACTTCAAGCTTATGTTGGGTTAATACATTCGAAACGAGGATTCTGTTGAAATTATAAATGATTTATAGTAAAATATAAAACTTGAAACCTATGGAAGACGTTTGCGCCGCTCCAGCACCTAAAAAAGTGCTTCCATCATTATTGTTACATCCATATACGAAGCCAAAGAGAACAGACAAAGGATTGCATAGCAGAAAACCATGGAAGAAAGTTCTCTGGAGAAAGCAACATTATCCAGACAATTATATTGATCAATCCTTCTTGAGCGGCTTGCAACGAAATGTCAACATCCAGGTAACTGACTTTTGGTCACTCGTGGCTGATAGCCTACCAATCTCTCAACACTTGTCAAGCGTGGTGGTATTTGCTGCAGTTTTTGTTGGAATTCATAGAAAAAAGTTATCTTGTGGAATCGTTGGAATGACATCCAATGTTAGCGCTGTTGGTGCTTTCCTACTCTGGGACTTGGTGTTGAGCAAACCATGCCAAAGCAGATCCTTTCTCAACTACTCTGGATTAATTAAATCTTGTATATTGATAGTCCTAACCCTCGTTGGTTTATCGCCTATTCTCATGTCGCTCACAAAATCGACTTCTGAGGACTCCGTTTGGGCTATTGCTGTATGGCTCTTTCTTGCAAATATATTCTTTCATGAATATGCTGTGGATAACATTCAACCACATGTACGGTAAGTTTGGATTTGGAATCTGCTTCCATTAACTTTAATTTCTAGGCTCCATAATTCATTATCAACAAACGCCGCTTTAAGCGCTTCCGTGGTGCTTGCTTCTCGTTTGGACAGATCGATTCAtgtatttttcttcgttcttTTTGCCGTTCATTGGTTTGCGCTGTTTCCTATATTTCGAAAATACATCCACGTAAGCCAAACTTATTTCAAAACCATTGCATTTCCTTACTGATCAATACTAATAATTAAagttttattctttttacgcAGATATGCTAATGACTCTTGTTCTTATAATGACCGCCTACTTGTCCCTTTATCTGGTTGCATCGGTAACCAtagcttttgtttttctttcctccatttttttcatatccTTTGTCTGCCCTATTTGGTTTATAAAGCTTCaaagattcaaaaagtaCGCTCTTCTTTCACCTTTGTTTCAATGctaacaatttttttccaGCGAAATTCATGGTCCTTGGGATATTGCTTTACCAAAGTTGGGTCCTAATAAGGATTAGCAAGCTCTAAATTCAAGTCGGCTCTAAATTATCTGTACGAGGCCTCACCTTGATAACCCATGTTTCTCATCTTCATTAGAAAGGGATCATCCCGCCGTTAGTTCTAAATATTCATGCGTAATTcctttatatattttaaagCTAGTTGTTTCCTGGATTCCGAATTGCTCCTAAACAAGTCAAGATAAATATTATCAATACATTTTCTCAATCTTCAATGTCAATCAAATATATATGAATACAGCATTGTGCATCATCATGTTTTGTGTTTCAAGAAAATTTATTGCAGAATGCCGTTAtgtcttttatttagaGAGAAGTTTTGTATAATGtttaataaagaattttcaattgtCTACTTTTCTATGGAGCTATTTCATGAAAGGTATACCAAGCATTGTAGAACTCCTCCATTCGATCCACCTGCTTTTGACATGACATTTTTAAATCCTTTCATAAACTTCTAAATAACTAAAAAATTCTTCGCTAAAGACAAGCAAAAAGAGTTCAGCTTTGAAGACTGTCTTGTGGTTGTATCATCTAACCTCACCCAAAAACGACTCTACAGAGATCCATGTCTGAAAACCTTATAAATTCCATTCATGCTTGCAGTAAGCTAAAACATGTTAGAGAGAATTTAAATACCACAAAGTGTACGAGCGAAGGTAATTTCGCCTCATCGTTAGATCTGAATCATGAGTCAGAAACTTTTCTTAGACCTGCAAAATCGTTCTCCCATGAGTGGgttaaaaaattacaaaagcaATGGGAAAATGAGGTAGATCCCAACgttctttttaattttccCAAAAGTGTATCTCGTACAAACTTGCAATTTCGCAGACAAGGACTGGAAGGTCATATCATAGACTACAAAGAAATCTCTGAAGACGTTGCTGATTTAAATGCAAAAAATTCTTCTAGCTTTTTGAGAAAACCAGCCTCTAAAAGCGAATTTGTACGAGGTAGTACCAATAATATACCATTCTTGACTGATGATCCTGACAATCCCCAGGACATCGCTGCCCCTAAGCCAGTGCAAATGGCCTTAAAAGGAGAAGATGGTTTGTATCAAGTCCCTCCCGGATTTTCTAGAGGTTTGGTTATGAATAAATCCGTTGAAGGGAATAACTTGAATGATGAATTCAATCCTGATACTTGGGAGACAAAACAAGTGCGCCCTTCTATGCAGAAATTTAGTACTCTTAATGAACTAAATGAACACCTGAAAAGCATTAACTCAAAACATACCGAAATCGACGATTTACTTCCCGACAAGAGCACCATCGTTGcccttccttcttcaagcGGCAACGTCTccaaacgaaaagaatatGCTCATGTTGTTGACAGCAATGCAACCATCAATAACTTTCACCAACTGGTACCTGAGATGGCGCTCgactttccttttgaaCTAGACAACTTTCAGAAAGAGGCTGTATATCATCTGGAAATGGGCGACTCCGTTTTTGTGGCTGCTCATACGAGTGCAGGAAAGACCGTTGTAGCTGAATATGCAATTGCGCTCGCCCAAAAGCACATGACCAAAGCCATTTACACCTCACCCATTAAAGCACTCTCAAATCAGAAGTTTAGAGACTTTAAgcaaaaatttgaagatgTAGGTATCCTTACAGGAGATGTGCAAGTCAATCCAGAAGCATCGTGCCTAATCATGACTACGGAAATTTTACGAAGCATGTTGTATCGTGGTGCCGATTTGATCCGTGATGTCGagtttgttgtttttgatgaagtTCACTATGTTAATGATTTGGAAAGAGGGGTTGTTTGGGAAGAAGTTATTATTATGCTTCCTCCTCATATTACTGTAATCCTTCTTTCTGCTACGGTCCCAAATACAAAGGAATTTGCTTCATGGGTCGGCCGTActaagaagaaaaatatttatgtGATATCTACTTCCAAGCGACCAGTTCCTCTTGAGCATTACTTATGGGTCAAGAATAACGTCCATAAGGTAGTGGACCAACATGGCCGGTTCCTAATGGATGGATACAAATCTGCGAGTGATGCCCTTAAAAAGCCGGATAAGATTTTACCTCCTTCAAATAACAACAATGCTAGAGGTCGTGGCGGAGCACCTCGTGACCGAGGTGCTCAAGTTAACTTGATGCGTGGAAGAGGCAATGTCAAGTCAGTTGAACGACGAGATGCAAATACTTGGGTACACTTAGCTGGCCACCTccagaaaaacaagttatTACCAGTTATTATCTTcgttttttcaaaaaaacgCTGCGAAGAATACGTTGACACTTTATCGAATAGGGATTTGAATAATCACCAGGAAAAAAGTGAAGTTCACATTGTCATTGAAAAGGCTGTAGCCCggttgaagaaggaagacAGAACACTTCCGCAGATTGGTCGTATGCGTGAGATGCTTTCTAGGGGTCTTGCGGTACACCATGGCGGTTTATTACCCATTGTCAAAGAAATAGttgaacttttgtttcaacGGGGACTTGTAAAAATACTATTTGCAACGGAAACATTTGCGATGGGTGTTAATATGCCTGCTCGATCTGTTGTGTTCTCCGGCGTCCAGAAACATGATGGGCGCAGTTTCCGCGAGCTTTTACCGGGCGAATATACTCAATGTTCAGGTCGAGCTGGAAGACGTGGTTTGGATGTTACCGGAACTGTGATTATTTTATCTCGAGCTGAATTGCCAGACACAGCCAGTCTACGACACATGATCCTTGGTCCTTCGACAAAACTAATCAGTCAGTTCAGATTAACATATAATATGGTCCTAAATCTGCTTCGTGTTGAAACATTGAGGATCGAGGACATGATCAAACGAAGTTTTAGTGAAAACGCAAATCAGTCACTGATGCCGCAACATGAGGCCgaaatcaaatcaaatGAAGAGAAGCTTTCAATACTTAAGAAAGAGCTCAACGATATAGACATACAAAAGATGAAGGAGTGCATTTATCACAGTGAAGATTTCAAAGCATACACTAGGAAATTGCATTTGAAAGCTATTTCTACAGCTACAGGTAGACGCGTCTTTCGTGATGGGAGATTAATTGTCTATCAGCAACCCGATAATACTCGTAGCATCGGCGTGCTATTAGGAACAGCGACGCGTACTACCACTGCAGATTGTACCTTAGAAGTTGCTTATTTGACACCTCAAAATGCTATGAAACGCCCTTCAGATTTACTGCCTTTTGCAGAACCATTCATGGGTGTAATAGACGGTTCATTATTCGAGAGTCAATTTAAGTTTGGACTTGTTAGTCTTTCAAGTGTTGAGCGTGTATGTACAACCGTTCTACGTATCGATTGCGGAGGTGTACGTGACCGTCGAGGTGGAGCTTTTAGAAGATTGGGCGATCAACTAGCTTCAGTTAAGGGATTTAATGATCCTGTTTTCGATGAAGCAGATTGGAGCAAAGTGAAAGATTTCGATTTCTGCGAAGCTCAGGAGAAGCGAACATTTGTTGGACAGAAACTTTTGTCTTATGAGCCGTTGCTTCAAAATAACTTCGTCACACAATACGCACTATGCTTCCAAGAATAcgatttggaaaataatATCAGAAATCTGCGGGAGTTTATTTCTGACCAAAACCTTGAACTTCTTCCTGATTACGAACAGAGAATTCGGGTACTTCAGGAGCTTCAATatgttgatgaaaataaaacgGTTTTGTTGAAGGGCCGGGTTGCTTGTGAGATTAACTCCACTAGTGAACTGGTGTTAACAGAATTAATTCTGGAAAATACTTTGGGTGAGTTTTCTTGTGAGGAGACTATAGCTTTGCTTTCtgcgtttgtttttgatgaaaagacGGATGTTGAGCCAAATATTTCTTCTCACTTACAAGCTGGTAAAGATATGATTCTCCAGGTTGCTGAGCGAGTCAATCGCATCCAGGAAAAGCATCAAGTGTTATATTTTAATGAGGGAAATGATTTTGAATCGCAACCGCGATTTGGTTTGATGGAAGTGTGTTATGAATGGGCAAGAGGTATGTCATTTAATCGAATCACCGATTTGACAGATATTTTGGAAGGCTCCATTGTTCGAACAATCATTCGCCTGGATGAAGTTCTCCGAGAATGCCGAGGTGCAGCCCGTGTTGTAGGCGATGCTTCGATGTATTCTAAAATGGAAGAATGTCAAAATCTCATCCGGCGTAATATTGTCTTTTGCCCCTCCTTGTATatgtaattttttgttccATAGCGATTTTAAGAATATATTTAAGTTTTATGAAGAATGTAGATAAATTAAGCatatatttattgaaaatataCTAGCTAAATACTTctaattgaaaacaaattcacCTCCAAGTGGTTTTCTGAGTTTACCAAGTACAACCTGTCTGACTCCACGACATAACTATCGTCGTTTTCAATATGTCTCTAGTACCAAAACGCGATGTTAATAAAATCGAATGGGAAGATGTTGAATTTCCAAGTATTTGTGAGCGGTGTTTAGGAGATAATTCGTATGTTCGTATGACTCGTGAACCTTTAGGACAAGAATGCAAAATATGTTCACGGCCATGCACAATATTTCGGTGGTCAAGTTcgagagaaagaaagagaggAAAAACTCAAATATGTGTAGGCTGTGCTAGACTGAAAAATTGCTGTCAAGCGTGCATGCTCGATTTGCAGTTTGGGTTACCGGTATGTGATGCTCATCGAAGTAGGATTGAATTGATATATAACTAATTAAATAACAGATTGCTTTACGTGATGCAGCATTAAAAATGGTGGACAGTGGTCCAACAAACGACATTAATCGGGAGTTTTTTGCTCAAAACCAGCAGagacttttgaaaaacgaagaaacGCCATATGATAGTCAAGAATCAAATGCTGTTGCTAGAAATCTGGTTCGAAAAACTGAACGACGAGAACCTTACCAAAAACCTGCGCGAAGAAAACTTGATGAACAAGAATCTAAGCAACTATTAAAGGATGCTAAAGCAAGTGATACATCAAAAAGCTCCGAAAAATCACTTTTTCCTATTAAAAAAATCGTAAATGGCCGtgttttgctttcaatAGACATGGAACCACctaaagataaaaaaattgtaagTATTTCGCCGGGATCCAGGATATTGGCTAACTATTTATTAGGCCTCCCTTTTCATTATGGGTGTTGAGGACGAACTCCCAGATTATAAAATCCGAAAACACTTTGAACAATATGGTCCCCTTAAGTCTGTTGTCTGTTCCCATCGTGCGAAATGTGCTTTTGTCAACTATAAAAGCAGATTAAGTGCTGAAATTGCAGCTGCATCTTGCCCGAATGGAGATCTTTCTATTGAAGGATTTCGTCTTAAAGCTCAATGGGGTAAACCTCGTTCCTTAGGAGGACCGGATCAAGAGACTCGAAATGCCAAATTGGCAGATCTAGTCATGCACGGAAAAAATACTCCAGAAAAATCTTCTAATAGCGAGCAATCCTTCAATGAAGCTGATGGTGCCGCCTCATCTTCTGCGCCGACTGCTGCTGTTGCTCAACCAATCTCTCCAAATCAACCAAAGTATCCATCGCAGAATACTCGGTAAAGGCATAgctatttttcaaaatatgttGTTGAATTGCTTGATATAATTCGTACAATTAACTGGCAAGCATGTACATATTCTTATGAGCCCCTGACGATAGCCCTCTCCAGCCCATACTACTCTTACTTTACTTGAACGCTTTATTTTCGATATctggttttttttcaaatcaaattatttattttaaggtttttctttttttacaattgaaagaaaagaatagaaaatgaCTTTGTCTCCGGATGCCAACGCCAACTCTCCGAAAGACGATGAGAAGGACACTTGGGACACCGCACTTGAAAAAGGAGGATGCGTTGAAGAGCATCTAAGACTTAATGATTGTTATTGGGATAAGCATGATTGGAGAAAATgctcaaaagaagtaatTTAAGAACTATTCTGTGGAGTCACGGATCTAACCTGGTATATTAGATGGAAGAGTTTAGAAAATGTTGGGAGAGCAAGCACGAGCCATTGACAAGTTGCCCTATCAATATGAAACCggaaaaaaacaagtaacTTGATGTACTTGTTTCAAGTATAGCTTCGACTTTCCTTGTCAATTATTTTGAGGAACCTTTcattaaaatataaacTAGAAGATTACCTGGGTCAACTTGTGTAGccaaaacaaatttttaGAAAGATTCTTTTAGCAAAAACTTGAGCGCTACTAGTTTTATGCATTGTTATGTTCTCTCGAACTTTGTTTACGTGGGACCAGTGTCTTGTTTATATTGACGTCTGGTGCGGAaatattttgttaataTCTACGAGCTTTCCTATAACAAAAAGCCTATTTTTTGATACCCTTAATATATTACGATAAAAATGCTTACTGTTACTCCTGCTGC
The nucleotide sequence above comes from Schizosaccharomyces osmophilus chromosome 3, complete sequence. Encoded proteins:
- the fah2 gene encoding fatty-acid amide hydrolase is translated as MTIEWQTISAQYCANRDSTIPPSMKLKSDPPKDMLNVTNVPKTCGLLSPKELELTENYDATGLADLIKEHKTTSKELVVAFCKRAAIAQQLLNCVNELLLEEALEQATKLDEYYATTGQLVGPLHGVPISVKEHISLKGHTATASFLAKANEIAEADSDIVQTIRKAGGVFYCRTSQPQSLMHLETSSPLMGTTLNPFNRKLTPGGSSGGEGALLGLRASVLGIGSDIGGSIRSPAANNGLYGFRPSTLRLSRKGCQGAVKGQESILGVVGPLAQSARDLNLFMKACMAGEPWLEDASIVPLPWRTPNLPTKLKIGIMRTDRVVTPQPPVQRAMEIVIDKLKDSPEYELIDIEPFKHKYSWDLISELYWLDGGKACYDLFAQVGEPLEPLTEWILKQPNVKNHDVAGVWKLVADRDEYRNQYIKHLQAYGVDFVLCPAGPGPAPRLGETRYWTYFSVWNLLDLPSAVFPVTKVDPALDVKDESYEPMNDDDAFYYQNYKPEDYKDAPVGLQLVGTRWEDENLLAALEKVVRIL
- the hsp10 gene encoding mitochondrial heat shock protein Hsp10, with the translated sequence MATKLKSAKSIVPLLDRILVQRVKADPKTASGIFLPEKSLERLSEGRVIATGKGLMNKTGAPTPPSVTPGDRVLLPAFGGSNIKVGEQEYSLYRDHELLAVIKE
- the nse1 gene encoding Smc5-6 complex ubiquitin-protein ligase E3 subunit Nse1; this translates as MEGDTRIEEIAEKQKFVLQYVMNRTFGVDEDVVQVLIQDLFGESGSLSQTMNEINKNIHDYDFKLQRIQDQLDGRPTWHFQNVSGDPVSQMATPYSTSQIELMRRIIDWIMQAEEYQYSISTLQIHKHARRDMSLAPSVVETYLSAFERDGWLNHREGIWTFTNHALADMEAYLHNEYESSLYECNACRGIVTAGYVCECGYCLHVYCCKHLAYESCPNCNTSWTEATRIGRW
- the gpi2 gene encoding pig-C, which codes for MEDVCAAPAPKKVLPSLLLHPYTKPKRTDKGLHSRKPWKKVLWRKQHYPDNYIDQSFLSGLQRNVNIQVTDFWSLVADSLPISQHLSSVVVFAAVFVGIHRKKLSCGIVGMTSNVSAVGAFLLWDLVLSKPCQSRSFLNYSGLIKSCILIVLTLVGLSPILMSLTKSTSEDSVWAIAVWLFLANIFFHEYAVDNIQPHVRLHNSLSTNAALSASVVLASRLDRSIHVFFFVLFAVHWFALFPIFRKYIHFYSFYADMLMTLVLIMTAYLSLYLVASVTIAFVFLSSIFFISFVCPIWFIKLQRFKNEIHGPWDIALPKLGPNKD